One genomic window of Arachis hypogaea cultivar Tifrunner chromosome 8, arahy.Tifrunner.gnm2.J5K5, whole genome shotgun sequence includes the following:
- the LOC112706167 gene encoding uncharacterized protein — translation MERSTPVRKPHTSTADLLVWSEIPPADSPAPSSALRSHQPSDGISKVVFGGQVTDEEVESLNKRKPCSEYKMKEITGSGIFVGEGESDASEAGSANPSANKTGLRMYQQAIAGISHISFGEEEAISPKKPTSLPEVAKQRELSGTLESEDSQLKKQLSDAKCKELSGHDIFAPPPEIKPRPITPRIMELKGSIDIGEPAAHGDGKSNGEPLKTAKKIYNQKFSELSGNDIFKGDVPPSSAEKSLSGAKLREMSGSNIFADGKVESRDYLGGVRKPPGGESSIALV, via the exons ATGGAGAGGAGCACTCCGGTGAGGAAGCCACACACATCAACGGCAGATCTGCTTGTTTGGTCCGAGATTCCGCCAGCTGATTCTCCAGCTCCTTCCTCCGCCCTTCGCTCTCACcag CCGTCCGATGGGATCAGCAAGGTGGTGTTTGGGGGTCAGGTCACCGATGAGGAGGTCGAGTCCTTAAACAAACG AAAGCCCTGTTCAGAGTATAAGATGAAGGAGATCACAGGTAGTGGAATTTTTGTGGGTGAAGGGGAAAGTGACGCATCAGAAGCTGGCAGTGCCAACCCTTCTGCAAATAAAACAGGATTGCGGATGTATCAg CAAGCAATTGCAGGAATCAGTCATATCTCCTTTGGTGAGGAGGAGGCTATTTCTCCAAAAAAGCCCACTAGTTTACCAGAGGTGGCCAAGCAGCGGGAGCTAAGTGGAACTCTGGAAAGTGAAGACTCTCAACTGAAAAAGCAGCTTTCGGATGCCAAGTGCAAGGAGCTTAGTGGTCATGACATATTTGCTCCACCACCAGAAATCAAACCCCGGCCAATAACTCCTCGCATAATGGAGTTGAAAGGGAGCATAGATATTGGGGAACCCGCTGCACAT GGTGATGGGAAGTCTAATGGGGAACCACTTAAAACAGCAAAGAAGATTTACAACCAGAAATTCTCAGAGCTTTCGGGAAATGACATATTCAAGGGGGATGTGCCGCCTTCATCTGCCGAGAAATCGCTGAGCGGGGCTAAACTACGAGAGATGAGCGGCAGCAACATCTTTGCCGATGGGAAGGTAGAATCTAGAGACTACCTTGGGGGCGTACGGAAGCCGCCGGGTGGGGAGAGCAGCATTGCATTGGTATAA
- the LOC112706168 gene encoding sugar transport protein 5 translates to MAGGGFAVDTPGGSFDGRVTLSVVITCFVAASSGLIFGYDIGVSGGVTTMVPFLEKFFPDILRKAAGAKVNLYCVYDSQVLTLFTSSLYLAGLMSSLVASRVTAALGRRITMMIGGATFLVGGAFNGGAENIAMLILGRILLGFGVGFTNQAAPLYLSEIAPPKWRGAFNAGFQFFLSIGVVVAGCINYGTAKHTWGWRVSLGIAIVPAAVITIGSFLITDTPNSLVQRGKIEQARKALRQVRGSETDVEPELKELIRWSEIAKSVEKEPFMMIFERQYRPHLVMAFLIPSFQQLTGINIVAFYSPNLFQSVGFGHDAALLSAIILGVVNLTSILFSTTIVDRFGRRFCFISGGLVMLFCQIALAALLAAVTGVHGTKDMSRGYAVIVLVLMCVYSAGFGWSWGPLAFLVPSEIFPLKIRTTGQSINIAMGFLTISVLSQSFLSMLCHFKFAVFLFYGGWIAIMTLFIFFFLPETKRIPLESMYTIWGKHWFWHRYVSNEESRQYDNNNNNI, encoded by the exons ATGGCGGGTGGCGGATTTGCGGTTGATACCCCGGGCGGTAGCTTCGACGGCAGGGTGACACTCTCAGTTGTCATCACTTGCTTTGTTGCTGCATCCAGTGGCCTCATTTTTGGATATGACATCGGAGTTTCAG GAGGTGTGACAACAATGGTACCGTTTCTTGAGAAGTTCTTCCCAGACATACTGAGGAAGGCAGCTGGTGCTAAAGTGAACTTGTACTGTGTGTATGACAGTCAAGTGCTTACTTTGTTCACGTCTTCTTTGTATCTGGCTGGCTTGATGTCGTCGCTCGTTGCAAGCCGAGTCACGGCGGCCCTTGGCCGCAGGATCACCATGATGATTGGTGGCGCCACCTTCCTTGTCGGCGGTGCTTTCAACGGAGGAGCTGAAAACATTGCCATGCTCATCTTGGGTCGTATCCTTCTCGGCTTTGGGGTTGGTTTCACTAATCAG GCAGCTCCACTGTACCTATCCGAAATCGCACCACCAAAATGGCGAGGCGCATTTAACGCAGGGTTCCAATTCTTCTTGTCAATCGGAGTGGTGGTTGCGGGCTGCATCAACTACGGCACAGCCAAACACACTTGGGGGTGGCGCGTCTCCCTGGGGATCGCCATCGTCCCTGCCGCCGTCATCACCATTGGGTCCTTCCTCATAACCGACACCCCCAACAGTCTTGTCCAACGTGGCAAGATAGAGCAAGCAAGGAAGGCTCTTCGGCAAGTGAGAGGGTCCGAGACGGATGTGGAACCTGAGCTGAAAGAACTGATTAGGTGGTCTGAAATCGCGAAATCTGTGGAGAAGGAACCGTTTATGATGATATTTGAGAGGCAGTATCGCCCTCACTTGGTCATGGCCTTTTTAATACCTTCTTTTCAGCAGCTTACTGGTATCAACATCGTGGCTTTCTATTCTCCTAATCTCTTTCAATCTGTGGGTTTCGGACATGATGCTGCTTTGCTCTCTGCTATTATTCTTGGAGTTGTTAACCTTACCTCCATCCTCTTCTCTACTACTATTGTTGATCGCTTCGGTCGACGGTTCTGTTTTATTTCTGGTGGCCTTGTCATGCTTTTTTGTCAG ATTGCGTTGGCTGCATTGCTAGCTGCGGTGACCGGTGTTCACGGCACAAAGGACATGTCGAGAGGCTACGCCGTGATAGTACTTGTGCTGATGTGTGTATACTCCGCCGGGTTCGGGTGGTCGTGGGGGCCTCTAGCGTTCCTGGTTCCAAGTGAGATCTTCCCATTGAAGATCAGAACCACCGGACAGAGCATAAACATCGCCATGGGATTCCTAACCATTTCCGTATTGTCGCAATCATTCTTGTCCATGCTTTGCCACTTCAAGTTCGCCGTCTTCTTGTTCTACGGCGGTTGGATCGCCATCATGACtctctttatcttcttcttcttgccgGAGACCAAACGGATCCCTCTTGAATCAATGTACACCATTTGGGGCAAGCATTGGTTTTGGCATCGCTATGTTAGTAATGAAGAGTCTCGCcaatatgataataataataataatatatga
- the LOC112708334 gene encoding uncharacterized protein, translated as MLRIPDNNNTNRRNNLETTRNRRDDNESSLFGVVPNNTSPPLMNLRPDHVAVGSPLTNRAPFTTTNNNNAAASRFDGGPVGSSPYPAQFRGDHCLWMDTDQASGFHVANTTFGADKWVDDLGGGGNALANNLSRMSIVENGTTKSRSPYDVVEAYSNNNACSIDSNNLPFFDETAPPPFCNAAAGVPVSVTPGFVPKGYAFEASPMAAQHHDHHVYHHHHHIMDQRMMKQATSDNNLHQLQQKPQQQPPPTPAFVNPYVCDRFVGSHQQHFGVECEPPNGWGGGVKNPFRFSQIMHPRLPANAPRDMAAMAVAAAAAAANSGEFPQCISPMRNGGDRAAFRCDNSVIIQGREMVKPCVESTGYGGSVRGFKKGHGQGQVPCDELHHHYHNNNGQGGGGGGGNNNNNTNNNNGGFVRDPSSVPLMLDFYNLAEAQGYVYNMAKDQNGCRFLQRMVEEGTFEDVRVVFEGIVENVVELMMDPFGNYLVQKLLDVCNEDQRLQIVLMLTKEQGQLVRISLNTHGTRVVQKLIETLNSAKQISLVKGAIQPGFLDLIKDLNGNHVIQRCLQCLSCQDNEFIFEAGVKFCVDIATHRHGCCVLQRCIDYSVGKHRERLVAEICKHGLLLAQDPFGNYVVQYIIEIENPTASTKLMSQLKGNFVNLSTQKFSSHVVEKCLKHVADSRSRIVRELLSTPHFEQLLQDPYANYVIQSALAYTKGALHVSLVEAVRPYKILRTSPYCKRIFSGSLLKK; from the exons ATGTTGAGGATCCCGGACAACAACAACACCAATAGAAGGAACAACCTTGAAACTACCAGGAATCGCAGAGATGACAATGAATCTTCCTTGTTCGGTGTCGTTCCCAATAACACCTCGCCGCCATTGATGAATCTTCGCCCCGACCACGTTGCCGTCGGCTCACCTCTCACCAACAGAGCCCCTTtcaccaccaccaacaacaacaacgCCGCCGCCTCTCGTTTCGACGGTGGCCCTGTCGGCAGTTCTCCTTATCCAGCTCAGTTTCGCGGCGACCACTGTCTCTGGATGGACACCGATCAGGCGTCGGGATTCCACGTGGCAAACACCACCTTCGGCGCCGACAAATGGGTCGACGATCTGGGAGGAGGAGGAAACGCACTGGCCAACAACTTGTCAAGAATGAGCATCGTCGAAAACGGAACCACGAAAAGCAGAAGCCCATACGACGTCGTGGAGGCTTACAGCAACAACAACGCATGCTCCATTGATTCCAATAACCTCCCTTTCTTCGATGAAACAGCACCGCCTCCATTCTGCAACGCCGCTGCTGGGGTTCCCGTATCGGTGACCCCGGGTTTTGTTCCCAAAGGTTACGCTTTTGAAGCTTCTCCAATGGCTGCGCAGCATCATGATCACCATGTGTACCATCACCATCATCACATCATGGACCAGAGGATGATGAAACAGGCTACAAGCGATAACAACCTTCATCAGTTGCAGCAGAAGCCGCAGCAGCAGCCGCCGCCAACACCGGCTTTCGTAAACCCTTACGTTTGTGACCGTTTCGTTGGGTCTCATCAGCAGCATTTCGGCGTCGAGTGTGAACCTCCCAATGGATGGGGCGGCGGCGTCAAGAACCCCTTCAGATTCTCTCAGATAATGCACCCTAGGCTCCCGGCGAATGCGCCCAGGGATATGGCGGCAATGGCAGTTGCTGCTGCCGCCGCCGCCGCTAACAGCGGTGAGTTTCCTCAGTGTATTTCTCCGATGAGAAATGGTGGTGACCGTGCTGCCTTTAGATGCGATAACAGCGTCATTATTCAAGGAAGAGAAATGGTAAAACCCTGCGTGGAAAGCACTGGTTACGGTGGTTCTGTAAGAGGTTTCAAGAAGGGTCACGGTCAAGGACAGGTTCCATGCGATGAgcttcatcatcattatcataataataatggccaaggtggtggtggtggtggtggaaacaacaacaataacaccaacaacaacaatggcgGTTTCGTGAGGGATCCATCGTCGGTGCCATTGATGCTGGATTTCTATAACCTAGCTGAGGCGCAGGGTTACGTGTACAACATGGCGAAGGACCAGAACGGTTGCAGGTTTTTGCAGAGGATGGTTGAAGAAGGCACCTTTGAGGATGTAAGGGTGGTTTTTGAAGGGATCGTTGAGAATGTTGTGGAGCTCATGATGGACCCTTTTGGTAACTACCTTGTTCAGAAGCTTCTAGATGTTTGCAATGAAGATCAAAGGTTGCAAATTGTTCTCATGCTCACTAAAGAACAAGGCCAGCTTGTCCGAATCTCCTTGAATACCCACGG CACGCGCGTGGTGCAGAAGCTGATTGAGACCCTCAACTCAGCGAAGCAAATTTCATTGGTGAAGGGTGCAATTCAACCAGGTTTCCTTGACCTTATTAAGGATCTCAATGGAAACCATGTCATACAACGTTGCTTGCAATGTCTTAGCTGTCAAGATAATGAG TTTATTTTTGAAGCTGGTGTAAAGTTTTGTGTTGACATAGCTACTCATCGACATGGATGCTGTGTACTACAACGTTGCATTGATTATTCCGTTGGAAAACATCGTGAGAGGCTGGTCGCAGAAATTTGCAAGCATGGTCTTCTCCTCGCTCAGGATCCATTTGG AAACTATGTTGTTCAGTATATTATAGAGATAGAGAACCCAACTGCCTCAACGAAATTGATGTCTCAGCTGAAAGGGAATTTTGTGAACCTGTCTACACAAAAATTCAGCAGCCATGTGGTTGAGAAATGCCTCAAGCATGTTGCAGATAGCAGGTCCAGAATTGTCCGTGAATTGCTCTCTACACCCCACTTTGAGCAGTTATTGCAAGACCCTTATGCCAACTACGTCATTCAATCTGCTCTTGCATATACCAAG GGTGCACTTCATGTATCATTGGTGGAAGCAGTTAGGCCATACAAGATCTTGCGCACTAGTCCATACTGCAAGAGGATATTCTCTGGAAGTCTACTTAAGAAGTGA